Proteins co-encoded in one Brassica rapa cultivar Chiifu-401-42 chromosome A02, CAAS_Brap_v3.01, whole genome shotgun sequence genomic window:
- the LOC103855305 gene encoding uncharacterized protein LOC103855305, whose amino-acid sequence MAVSFPRLPRWLCGGGGGSTKKDSKGSSPSLKKTIKTGSSSSVKKMKRGWVDRGEEEGKMGNVLFPEPDDPEWSIGWVEPHGPGFKSEDDTGGGFVVLVPCYKKVIDGSGNQIPTGFLSPASDKKNMEQWLSSMGKL is encoded by the exons ATGGCAGTCTCTTTCCCTCGTCTCCCCAGGTGGttgtgtggtggtggtggtggtagcaCTAAGAAAGACTCAAAAGGATCATCTCCTTCACTGAAGAAGACTATTAAGACTGGATCTTCTTCTTcggtgaagaagatgaaaagaGGATGGGTTGATAGAGGAGAGGAGGAGGGTAAGATGGGGAATGTGCTGTTCCCTGAACCAGATGATCCTGAGTGGTCCATTGGTTGGGTTGAACCACATGGACCTGGGTTTAAAAGTGAGGATGATACTGGTGGTGGGTTTGTGGTTCTTGTTCCTTGTTACAAGAAAGTGATAGATGGTTCAGGGAATCAGATTCCAACTGGTTTCCTCTCTCCTGCTTCTG ATAAGAAGAATATGGAACAGTGGCTGTCGTCTATGGGGAAGCTTTAA